From a region of the Mytilus galloprovincialis chromosome 3, xbMytGall1.hap1.1, whole genome shotgun sequence genome:
- the LOC143069186 gene encoding uncharacterized protein LOC143069186, producing the protein MSENRNGILIIQTGGTIDKRYPRTHLGYAFEIEEPAAERIISRAKVPYSVQFVTACRKDSQDINQDERQKILDGCKLSIYKKILITHGTDTMIETGAFLAEHQLDKTVVLTGAFLPEAFKDSDADFNVGFAIGALQVLDKPGVFIVMNGEINEWNKITRNKETFLFTNK; encoded by the exons ATGAGCGAAAACAGAAACGGGATTCTTATTATACAAACAGGAG GTACCATTGATAAAAGGTATCCTAGGACACATTTAGGATATGCCTTTGAAATAGAAGAACCAGCAGCTGAGAGAATCATTTCCAGAGCAAAAGTTCCATATTCGGTGCAATTTGTGACTGCTTGCAGGAAAGATAGTCAAGATATTAACCAAGATGAAAG GCAGAAAATACTAGATGGTTGTAAACTGTCAATATACAAGAAAATTTTGATCACCCATGGAACAGACACAATGATAGAAACAGGAGCATTCTTGGCAGAACATCAGCTAGATAAAACTGTGGTTCTGACTGGAGCTTTTCTACCTGAGGCCTTTAAAGACAGTGATGCTGATTTTAATGTAGGCTTTGCTATTGGAGCTTTACAAGTTTTGGATAAACCAGGAGTTTTTATAGTCATGAATGGCGAAATTAATGAATGGAATAAAATAACTAGAAATAAAGAAACCTTTCTCTTTACTAATAAATGA